A part of Melospiza georgiana isolate bMelGeo1 chromosome 16, bMelGeo1.pri, whole genome shotgun sequence genomic DNA contains:
- the LOC131090106 gene encoding BOS complex subunit NOMO1 — protein MRPRAAAALLCALCCALARGSEDIVVGCGGFVKSDVEINYSLIEIKLYTKHGTLKYQTDCAPNNGYFMIPLYDKGDFILKIEPPLGWSFEPTSVDIHVDGINDICTKGGDINFVFTGFSVNGKVLSKGQTLGPAGVQVVLRNAGSDINIQTTITQPGGKFAFFKVLPGEYEIFASHPTWMLKEARTVVRVTSSNAYAASPLIVAGYNVSGSVRSDGEPMKGVMFLLFSSSVSKEDVVGCSISPVDGFQSRDESLSYLCNVVSKEDGSFSFLSLPSGKYTVIPFYRGERITFDVAPSRLDFLVEHDSLQIEPVFHVMGFSVTGRVLNGPEGEGVADATVTLNNQIKVKTKADGSFRLENITTGTYTIHARKEHLFFDTITVKIAPNTPQLANIIATGFSVCGRISVTRFPDTVKQISKYKVTMTPEDKDKASLVTTETDSHGAFCFKAKSGAYNVQVIIPEAETRAGLALKPKMFPVTVTDRPVMDVTFSQFLASVSGKISCLDACGDLTVTLQAVSRQGEKRSLQLQGSKDSVPFTFEGVLPGKYKVSIAHEDWCWKNKSLELEVLEEDVSGVEFRQTGYMLRCSLSHAITLEFYQDGNGPENVGVYNLSKGVNRFCLSKPGVYEVTPRSCHQFEHEYYTYDTSSPSILTLTAVRHHVLGTIVTDKLMDVTVTIKSSIDSEPALVLGPLRSVQELRREQQLAEIESRRQEREKKGQEEEGTKPPVQEMVEELQGPFLYEFSYWARSGEKITVTPSSKELLFYPPYVEAVVSGESCPGKLIEIHGKAGLFLEGQIHPELEGVEIAISEKGATSALITVFTDDKGTYSVGPLHSDLEYTITAQKEGFVLTAVEGTVGDFKAFALAGVTFEIKSEDDQALAGVLLSLSGGVFRSNLLTQDDGMLTFSNLSPGQYYFKPMMKEFRFEPSSQMIEVQEGQNLKIQITGYRTAYSCYGTVSSLNGEPEQGVSVEAVGQEDCSIYGEDTITDEEGKFRLRGLRPGCVYHVQLKAEGNDHIERALPQHRAIEVGNSDIDDVNIIAFRQINQFDLSGNVITASEYLSTLCVKLYKSENLDNPIHTVNLGLSLFFHFPPLLRDGENYVVLLDSTLSKSQYDYTLPQVSFTAIGYHKHITLVFSPTRKLPEQDIAQGSYIALPLTLLLLLAGYNHDKLIPLLLQLTARLQGVRALGQAGSDTGGSEDAKRQTKKQKTRRT, from the exons aTTAAGTTATATACAAAACATGGTACTCTGAAATACCAGACAGACTGTGCTCCGAACAATGGGTATTTCATGATTCCCCTCTATGACAAG ggGGATTTCATTCTTAAGATTGAGCCTCCCCTAGGGTGGAGTTTTG AACCAACCAGTGTAGACATCCATGTGGATGGCATTAATGACATTTGCACAAAGGGAGGTGATATTAACTTTGTGTTCACAGGATTTTCTGTGAATGGAAAG GTTCTCAGCAAAGGTCAGACATTAGGTCCTGCTGGAGTTCAGGTTGTACTGAGAAATGCTGGCAGTGACATAAACATACAAACAACTATTACACAACCTGGAGGAAA GTTTGCTTTCTTTAAAGTGCTTCCTGGCGAATATGAAATCTTTGCATCACATCCTACCTGGATGCTGAAAGAG GCCAGGACAGTGGTGCGGGTGACAAGTTCCAATGCCTACGCTGCCAGCCCCCTGATTGTTGCAGGCTACAACGTCTCTGGGTCTGTGAGGAGTGATGGAGAACCCATGAAAGGGGTCatgtttctccttttctcctcttcagTCTCCAAAGAG GATGTTGTGGGCTGCAGTATTTCTCCTGTGGATGGGTTCCAATCAAGAGATGAGTCTTTATCCTATTTGTGCAATGTTGTATCAAAAGAAGATGGATCTTTCAGCTTCCTTTCTCTGCCAAGTGGGAAATACACTGTG ATCCCATTCTACAGGGGAGAGAGAATCACCTTTGATGTTGCTCCATCCAGATTGGACTTCCTTGTAGAGCATGACAGTTTACAGATTGAG cCTGTTTTCCATGTGATGGGTTTCTCTGTCACAGGCAGGGTGTTGAATGGTCCTGAAGGAGAAGGAGTTGCTGATGCCACTGTCACTCTGAACAATCAGATTAAAG TGAAGACAAAAGCTGATGGCTCTTTCCGCCTTGAGAACATCACAACAGGTACATACACAATTCATGCCAGGAAGGAACACCTGTTTTTTGATACCATTACTGTGAAGATTGCACCAAATACACCTCAGCTGGCAAACATCATTGCAACAGG GTTCAGTGTGTGTGGCCGCATCTCAGTTACTCGATTCCCTGACACAGTCAAACAGATCAGTAAATACAAGGTGACCATGACACCTGAAGACAAAGACAAAGCATCACTGGTTACAACAGAAACTGACTCTCATGGAGCATTTTGTTTCAAGGCAAAATCGGGTGCATACAATGTTCAG GTAATTATTCCAGAGGCTGAGACCAGAGCAGGGTTGGCTTTGAAACCCAAAATGTTCCCTGTCACTGTTACTGACAGACCAGTGATGGATGTGACCTTCTCTCAGTTTCTGGCATCTGTCTCAGGGAAGATCTCTTGTTTAG ACGCGTGCGGGGACCTGACGGTGACGCTGCAGGCCGTGAGCCGCCAGGGGGAGAAGCgcagcctgcagctgcagggcagcaagGACTCGGTGCCCTTCACCTTCGAGGGGGTGCTCCCGGGCAAGTACAAAG TAAGCATTGCACATGAAGACTGGTGCTGGAAGAATAAATCTTTGGAACTGGAAGTGTTGGAGGAAGATGTGTCAGGAGTAGAATTCAGGCAGACTGGATATATGCTGAGGTGTTCTCTTTCTCATGCAATCACACTG GAATTTTATCAGGATGGAAATGGACCAGAGAATGTTGGTGTTTATAACCTGTCCAAAGGAGTTAATAGATTCTGTCTTTCAAAGCCAG GTGTGTATGAGGTGACCCCACGCTCCTGCCACCAGTTTGAGCACGAGTATTACACCTATGACAC GTCCTCTCCCAGTATCCTGACGCTCACTGCAGTTCGCCACCATGTCCTTGGCACGATTGTAACTGATAAACTGATGGATGTGACTGTCACCATTAA GTCCTCCATTGACAGCGAGCCTGCCTTGGTGCTGGGGCCCCTGAGGTCTGTCCAGGAGCTGCgccgggagcagcagctggcggAAATCGAGAGCCGCCggcaggagagggaaaagaaggggcaggaggaggagggaacaAAGCCACCAGTGCAAGAGATGGTGGAGGAGCTCCAAGGACCTTTCTTATATGAATTTTCATATTGGGCAAG GTCTGGAGAGAAAATTACTGTAACACCATCATCAAAAGAGCTGCTCTTCTACCCACCTTATGTGGAAGCAGTTGTTAGTGGAg AGAGTTGTCCTGGGAAGCTGATAGAGATTCATGGAAAAGCAGGCCTATTTCTGGAAGGGCAAATTCATCCTGAATTGGAAGGTGTTGAGATTGCCATTAGTGAGAAGGGAGCAACTTCTGCACTTATCACAGTTTTCACTGATGACAAAGGCACTTACAG TGTTGGGCCACTCCACAGTGACCTGGAATACACAATCACTGCTCAGAAGGAAGGTTTTGTTTTGACTGCAGTAGAGGGAACAGTTGGAGACTTCAAAGCTTTTGCTCTTGCTGGGGTGACATTTGAG ATCAAATCAGAGGATGACCAGGCTCTTGCTGGAGTTCTCTTGTCCCTCAGTGGAGGGGTGTTTCGCTCCAACCTCCTCACACAGGACGATGGCATGCTGACATTTTCCAATCTG agcccagggcaatATTACTTTAAACCCATGATGAAAGAATTTCGGTTTGAACCATCATCACAAATGATTGAAGTGCAGGAAGGACAAAATCTCAAAATCCAGATAACTGGTTACAGAACAGCTTACAG CTGTTATGGCACAGTTTCCTCCTTAAATGGAgagcctgagcagggagtgTCAGTGGAAGCTGTGGGACAGGAGGACTGCAGCATCTATGGAGAGGACACAATAACTGATGAGGAGGGCAAATTCAGGCTCCGTGGCCTTCGG CCTGGCTGTGTGTATCATGTCCAACTCAAAGCTGAAGGCAATGATCACATTGAAAGAGCTTTACCACAGCATCGAGCAATTGAG GTTGGGAACAGTGACATTGATGACGTTAATATTATTGCGTTCCGGCAAATTAATCAGTTTGATTTAAGTGGAAATGTAATTACAGCCTCTGAATATCTCTCCACTTTATGT GTGAAGCTCTATAAAAGTGAAAATCTTGACAACCCAATTCATACAGTCAACTTAGGCCTATCCCTGTTTTTTCACTTCCCACCACTACTCCGAGATGGAGAG AATTATGTGGTGCTCCTGGATTCTACATTGTCTAAATCACAGTATGACTACACTCTGCCTCAGGTTTCTTTCACTGCCATTGGATATCATAAACACATTACACTGGTCTTCAGTCCCACT AGAAAGCTGCCTGAACAAGACATTGCCCAAGGGTCTTACATCGCGTTACCGCTgacgctgctgctgctgctggctgggtaCAACCACGATAAG CTGATtcccttgctgctgcagctgacagccaggctgcagggggTGCGTGCCCTGGGCCAGGCAGGCTCTGACACCGGCGGCTCCGAGGACGCAAAGCGACAAACCAAGAAACAGAAAACGCGACGGACGTGA